The following are from one region of the Ruficoccus sp. ZRK36 genome:
- a CDS encoding SlyX family protein — MGLPAGEHSANFPAMPTDHEERFNELEARIAYLERHLEQQDREMLKQAERITLLTRELSKLKGRVDDGLDGSSMPAQEKPPHY, encoded by the coding sequence ATGGGATTGCCAGCGGGCGAGCACTCTGCCAACTTTCCTGCCATGCCCACCGACCACGAGGAACGTTTTAATGAGCTGGAAGCGCGCATCGCCTACCTGGAACGCCATCTGGAGCAGCAGGACCGTGAAATGCTCAAGCAGGCGGAACGGATCACGCTGCTGACACGTGAACTGTCGAAACTCAAAGGCCGGGTAGACGACGGGCTCGACGGCTCCAGTATGCCCGCCCAGGAAAAGCCACCCCACTACTGA
- a CDS encoding Hsp20/alpha crystallin family protein has translation MNFITRYNPFNEAFREFDRLFDLALPRGGVWGRALESGPFSNAPATDFYEDADHYYVKAELPGVKKADVRLEYDRGTLTLSATRTHKQGEDEQSFSFNRTVRVPDGVDAQGIQAGFEDGILTVTLPKAEQAKPRQIDVS, from the coding sequence ATGAACTTCATTACCCGATACAATCCGTTTAACGAAGCCTTCCGTGAATTCGATCGCCTGTTTGACCTGGCTCTGCCGCGTGGCGGGGTTTGGGGACGCGCCCTTGAAAGCGGGCCCTTCAGCAATGCTCCGGCGACCGACTTCTATGAAGACGCCGACCACTACTACGTGAAGGCCGAGCTGCCTGGCGTGAAAAAGGCCGACGTCCGGCTAGAATACGATCGTGGCACGCTGACCCTCTCCGCCACCCGTACCCACAAGCAGGGCGAGGATGAGCAGAGCTTCAGCTTTAATCGCACGGTTCGCGTCCCCGATGGGGTCGATGCCCAGGGCATCCAGGCTGGATTCGAGGACGGTATCCTGACCGTCACTCTCCCCAAGGCCGAGCAGGCCAAGCCGCGCCAGATCGACGTGAGCTAA
- a CDS encoding rhomboid family intramembrane serine protease produces MTNPTDPHETRSSKASSFPPVVKILLVANIAVFLVQQFTPAKRFLMEYFALWPVSNPWIFTTHPAYICPFAPWQVITYSFLHGGWEHLIFNMFAFWMFGSVIERVWGWKRFTFYYFACVFGAALAQMVVSYGKYYPTIGASGGVFGLLLAFGMMFPRQKLIFIAFPVEARWFVLGYGVVELVLGLTKTMAGVAHFAHLGGMIFGFLLIQFWLGKFPLKPRPGKLF; encoded by the coding sequence ATGACGAATCCGACTGACCCACACGAGACCCGCTCATCCAAGGCTTCCAGCTTCCCGCCGGTAGTAAAGATCCTGCTGGTCGCCAATATCGCTGTTTTCCTGGTCCAGCAATTCACTCCGGCCAAGCGCTTCCTGATGGAGTACTTCGCCCTCTGGCCGGTCAGCAACCCATGGATTTTCACGACGCATCCCGCCTACATATGCCCGTTCGCACCGTGGCAGGTCATCACTTACAGTTTTCTGCACGGGGGATGGGAGCACCTGATTTTCAACATGTTCGCCTTCTGGATGTTCGGCTCGGTGATTGAGCGGGTCTGGGGCTGGAAGCGCTTTACCTTCTACTACTTTGCGTGCGTCTTTGGGGCGGCGCTGGCCCAGATGGTCGTCTCCTACGGCAAGTACTACCCGACGATCGGGGCCTCCGGCGGGGTCTTTGGACTGCTGCTGGCCTTTGGGATGATGTTCCCGCGCCAGAAGCTGATCTTCATCGCCTTTCCGGTCGAGGCACGCTGGTTCGTCCTGGGCTATGGCGTCGTCGAGCTGGTTCTTGGCCTGACCAAGACTATGGCTGGCGTGGCGCACTTCGCGCATCTGGGCGGGATGATCTTCGGGTTCCTGCTGATCCAGTTCTGGCTGGGCAAGTTCCCCCTCAAGCCCCGCCCCGGCAAACTCTTCTAG
- a CDS encoding Hsp20/alpha crystallin family protein, producing MKCEVEKRDEQTSVQHAQPQSWRKPWFTTSESEDGYLVEVYVPGVNKSGVEIGFEDDTLDITARRADAKTPEGWKALRREIPHEDYRLRLHLNVPVDGARIQARVEDGVLTLELPKAEEAKPRQISVK from the coding sequence ATGAAATGCGAAGTTGAAAAACGTGACGAACAGACCTCCGTGCAGCATGCCCAGCCCCAGAGCTGGCGTAAGCCCTGGTTTACCACTTCGGAGTCCGAAGATGGCTATCTGGTCGAGGTCTATGTGCCCGGCGTGAACAAAAGCGGCGTCGAAATCGGTTTCGAAGACGACACGCTCGACATCACGGCCCGTCGCGCTGACGCCAAGACCCCCGAGGGCTGGAAGGCTCTGCGCCGGGAGATCCCGCACGAGGACTACCGCCTGCGTCTGCACCTGAATGTGCCGGTGGACGGCGCCAGGATTCAGGCTCGCGTCGAGGACGGCGTGCTCACCCTTGAGCTCCCCAAGGCCGAGGAAGCGAAGCCGCGCCAGATCAGCGTGAAATAA